A window from Kovacikia minuta CCNUW1 encodes these proteins:
- the rcbX gene encoding RuBisCO chaperone RbcX, whose product MDLKQIAKDTTKTLVSYVTYQALRVVIAQLDETEPKRAYWLRQFTHRVSIQDSEAYLAALFKEEQRLAFRLLTVREHIAEEVADYLPEMLRSGIQQANLQQRTQQLERMTQIDPTASNQHPEVESDSEVEPESDSELDRW is encoded by the coding sequence ATGGATCTCAAGCAGATTGCCAAAGACACAACCAAAACGCTGGTCAGTTACGTGACCTATCAGGCGTTGCGGGTGGTAATTGCCCAGTTGGATGAAACTGAACCGAAGCGAGCTTACTGGTTACGCCAGTTTACTCATCGGGTCAGTATTCAAGATAGCGAAGCCTACCTGGCAGCCCTCTTTAAAGAAGAGCAACGGTTAGCCTTTCGCTTGCTGACTGTGCGCGAGCATATTGCTGAAGAGGTTGCTGATTATTTGCCGGAAATGCTTCGCAGTGGGATTCAGCAGGCAAATTTGCAGCAGCGAACTCAGCAATTAGAACGCATGACGCAGATCGATCCGACGGCTTCCAATCAGCACCCTGAAGTAGAATCCGACTCCGAAGTGGAGCCAGAATCTGACTCCGAACTCGATCGGTGGTAG